The window taatttacgACTTCTAAATATATCACACTTTTCACCAAACGTGAATGTCATTACACGTCGCTTTTGTTTTACTACACAATCATTCAGTAACCATATTGGTTACTATTATACTTTTGTCACAGTAACATATTAGATTGTAAGGTAGtaactatataaattaaattttgttgttTACTTAGAATTATAGTCAGAATTTTCTGACATAACGAATTCCTCCACGTCTTTCGTCTTTCTTGCTGTGATATAATATGGCAGCTAGTGCTTTCTTTTTGATTAGTTAACCCATTTATAACCTTCTGCACTATATAGTAAACGCATCcagattttaattttgaaagtaATTTAGTTATTGGTCTATTTTCTGGGGTTTGTTGTTACTTTTCTTTGCCAACATTTTTACGAAAGCCAAAAGTCAACAACCGTTGACTTAAACGTAGACTTTTCTGGTCATACAACGAGGACGATAATATCTGTTAAGGATAAATTCTTTTGACGTTATATAATCGTTGAAGTCTGAAGATGGAAGTCAATAACTACAAATATAGGTGGGTTGAAATCAAAGTTGAATTGGCCTACTGGTAAATGAGTTGTAGATGTAACTAGTGGTACTTGAATTCAATTCAAGTTGAAAAATACTATTTACAATGTTTGGATTCCCACCAAAAgtgtaaaaacatttttttaatacagGTGGGTTGAAAGAAACacacaagaaaataaaagaagtttCTTAAAAAAACAGTTAGGCAAAAGTTAGCATATGATATCAATTATAATCATTCCCATGACAAAGTGGcagataatattttcataaaacgAACTCTTATACCATTCATTTTCTAGAGAAAAAAACTTATATGAGTGTAACAAATTcgaacaaataaattaaaattgatCATAGACAAATAGAATTTTTGGAATTCAAAGCAATTGTAAAATGCATTTTAGAATGTTTACGTGTCCTAGTGGCATTGGATGATGATGAAACGTACTCCGAGAAATGCGGCTGTTTGCCGATCTCTTTACTTCAGAATCACTTGTTTTTTACAAGTGCAGCATCTCATTATGTTCTTTCacaatatgattttattatacatatctACATCAATAAATGTGATTGTAAgactttttttgtttacttgcTTAACTAGCAAATACCATACCAGTCATGTAACTAATACAGTAACATATTACACATCTGATTTATTGATGCTTTGGTCGAGTATTTAGAGCATCTTCAATGAAATTTGGAATCCTAAacatacgtatatatatatatgtatatattatatatgtacatataattGTGGGGTctaattttatagaaaattcaatctattttcttttttaaataactttAAATTGGTTTTTCCACAAAACCATGGAcccaataattatatatatatatatatatatgtgttcaGGATTCCAATGGGTAGAATTCCGATAGGAGGTTCTCTTATACTCTAGTGAGATATTTATTGTAACACGGCATGGCCGAAAGAAGATAATACAAACTACAAAGCCACTTTTTATACTCAAGGTCAAAAACTTAATGGTGAACTCGATAATTAACTAATAAGATTATCTAATTAAAAGTACAAGACTTGGCCGTATATATCTCGATCCATGACTCTCTATATTAATATAAAGTTACTTATATCCTTCATCACCCTCGAATATGTATATTGTTATAATTTGTTCATTATATAAAGAGGGTACAAATCTGATCTTCCTCTTTCTTTAACATGAAGAAGTGGTCGAAGATGTTTACATTCTGAAAAGTCAGCGTCTCTTACTCTCGTTTCATCAGCCATTCTACTTTTTATTCTCCTACTTTTTccaagaaaattacaaaaatttcCCAGGAGAATAATCCAACATCACTGATTAGCAACCATTCTTTTCCCATTCTTTTTTAATTTGCTATTTTCGttgtgtatatatatcatatatacatatatataagcaCACACAAACGGATTATACATACATGTTATGTGCAGCGTCTCTGCATCTTTAGACATGGACAACTTCCAAGGAGACCTAACAGACGTTGTACGAGGTATCGGGTCAGGACACGTTTCATCATCTACTGGGCCATCTCCGAGCAGTTTGTCTCCGCCACCGATTTCAGATGTCCCCTCCGTCGCTAGTTGTCAGATAAATCCCTTCGGCGACCCGTTCGTAAGCATGGCAGATCCTCTCTTCAACCTCACGGCTAACAAAAGCAACAACAGCTTCGAAGTCTTTCCAGAGGTTTCTGAGGATGATCACATCAAGAGTAAATGCAGTGTCTTCCCAAGAATCCAGATCTCACAAAGCAACATCATCCAGGATGCCTCCAAGTGTAGTTCCCCAGCTATGGCCGTCTCCTCCGCCGTCGCAGCAGCTTCGCCGTGGGGAATGATCAACGTTGTCAGCACTAACAGTCCAAGAAACTGTTCAATGGTCGATAATAGTAACAACACGTCATCTTCTTCGCAGATTCAGATCTCTTCTTCCCCTCGGAATCTTGGCATAAAGAAGAGGTGAATTTATTACAATCCGATCTCCATGATTTAATTATCATTTGTGTTTCTTGATTAAACGAGATCATTTAATGCTAGGTTcatgataaaaatataatgacaccatgtgattaattttttttctctttcaagaTTTTTATCAATTAAGTACCATTTTCATATTTGAAAACTTGATTGTGCTAATCACCAaagtttcatgttttttttatctctctTGAAAAATAATCTGATCTATATACTGCACATGAGTCAGCAAATATAGTGAATAATAATAAAACGCTATTTATTCATTACAACGTTATTTatctattgtattttttttttaagttcgtGATTGCTATTTCATACTATTTCTTCTCCACCTTTCTAAGAGTTCAGATGAAACCATGAGAGGCCAACTGAACTAGCTAGGGCTTCATTTTGTTTATGTATATGTCTCTTTTAtttcatctttaaaaaaattcattagtTGGCTTTTGTTGTTATAACTTCTTATTTTCCTTTATCTTTCAAACGATCATCACTTTTCTTTTATAAGTTtgttaacatatatttatatttactttcaAACTTAAAAGGGTATGAGCAGGAGTCTATATTTATGGAGTGTAGACCATGAACATTAGCTACGCTTCCATCACATCTCAAATGGGACTCATTATGCCGCACGCTAtaacattgatcacaaaattacTTTTTAAATTACAGCTAACATGTATGCAAGTATATTCACATGGGTCAAATTAAGTCTAGactgtatatgatatatattgaTGACAAATGCAGGAAGGGGCAGGGAAAGAAAGTGGTGTGCATACCGGCTCCAGCCGCCATAAACAGCCGGTCCAGTGGGGAAGTAGTTCCGTCTGATCTGTGGGCTTGGCGTAAGTACGGTCAAAAACCAATCAAAGGTTCTCCTTATCCtaggtacatatatatatacaatatttacatattcatgtacctctctctctctatatataagaattataaaCCTATGTCCCTgattttgtccaaaaaaaaccTATGTCCCTGGATACACATTAATTGTCATCTCACAATTTTTTCAACAAAAACGTAGATATGTTATACTGAAAGTGAATTTTCTTGAGAGAATAAATTCACATTAATCTGCAACTTTGCTTTCCTTTGACAAGCAATACTGCAGGTGCAATCATTAGCATATAAAGTATAAAGTACATCCATCTTTTTCGGCGCACATAAGCCTTTAATTTCCTTATTGTGAAATTTGATGTTAACATATCTTATAATCATAATATTCCTTAAAAAAAGCTAGGATATCGTTTAAATGTTGTGCTATTCTGCGATTAATTGTGTGTTGCGCATGCATGTTTAATTGGAAAAGTGATTTTTCTCAAGGAAAGGCTACGTACTCACACACACtcacacacacagacatatgtatataacatataaacttTGTCAAGCAAAAACAAAATCCTTATACATATTAATTACACTATGGCTAATCAAGTCTTTGATAGATAATTGAATGCTTAAACATTTTTTCCTCAGGGGTTACTACAGATGTAGCAGCTCGAAAGGTTGTCCAGCTAGGAAACAAGTGGAACGTAGCCGCACCGATCCAAACATGTTAGTCATTACTTATACATCTGAGCATAACCATCCATGGCCCACTCAACGCAACGCTCTCGCTGGCTCTACTCGTTCTTCTATCTCCTCCTCTTCAAACCCTTCTTCCAAATCCTTAACTTCAATCGCAACGGCAACTACCTCTTCCTCATCCAGAGTCTCTCAAAACAAAGACGAACCCAATAAGTCCCACTTGGCCTCCTCCTCCACCCCTCCTTCTCCTTATGTGGCTGCGGCTGTTAAGGAGGAGGACGTTGAGGAGCGTCAGAACAAAATGGAGTTCGATAATGATCCTGACAATACCTATAGACCGGAATTTCAACATCAGCCGGAGGGTTTCTTCGCCGATCTTGACGAGCTAGAGGAAGATTCTTTAACTATGTTACTCTCTCAAGGATTCTCAGGTGGAGGTAACCTAGAGAACAAAACGACGATTCCCGACGTTTTTAGCGATTTCTTTGACGACGACTCCTCAAGGTCGTTATAAAAATTCGTATAATGTATACATATGTAGAaatgaatttttcatgaatttcGTGTAATTCGGTTGAGCTAAATGCATATATTAGCCCTGGTGTACATCACAGGCATCTGTAGTCGATGAGGGTAATCTCTTCATTTACCATACAATTTTTTAATGGTGGGATCCATCTCCTAtagtcaaaaacaaaatttcattgGTTTTATGAGTTCCATGTGCCTTTCTTCTTTTATAAatgcttttgaaaaatttaaaattatcaaaactatatatattatttttcaacATGAAGACACATACCATAATCCAGACTGATTATAAAGCTTgtgaaaaattatatattattcattcgAAACATCAATGCATGGTAATCAGTACATAGTTGCTCCAAAAAAGGTAATCAGTACATAATTTCTTATAGAAATCGTAATAAGAAAACCTCAAAATTGACTTTCGATACAAGTCATTCGAGCTAGTTACAATATATTCAAAGAGGTGATCACTTATGATCTTCTTATGAAGACGATAAATGTATTTTGGGGTCATGTACCCATTTACTTGTTTATCACTTGTAACCCATTTACTCTAAATCAAATACAgtaaatgatatatttatatatatacggaTTGAACATTCTGATTCAGATTTCTTTCATATATTTGGATGTATGGGAATAGAGTTATGTCGTCATGATGATTAGAGTTGTCCAATCTCATATAATATGTGTATATACTAGTTTACGAAAACTGGTCATGATGGTGAGAATAATACTGACCATGCATGTGGATGATCTTGGAAGGCAggaag is drawn from Brassica rapa cultivar Chiifu-401-42 chromosome A05, CAAS_Brap_v3.01, whole genome shotgun sequence and contains these coding sequences:
- the LOC103867414 gene encoding probable WRKY transcription factor 35 translates to MCSVSASLDMDNFQGDLTDVVRGIGSGHVSSSTGPSPSSLSPPPISDVPSVASCQINPFGDPFVSMADPLFNLTANKSNNSFEVFPEVSEDDHIKSKCSVFPRIQISQSNIIQDASKCSSPAMAVSSAVAAASPWGMINVVSTNSPRNCSMVDNSNNTSSSSQIQISSSPRNLGIKKRKGQGKKVVCIPAPAAINSRSSGEVVPSDLWAWRKYGQKPIKGSPYPRGYYRCSSSKGCPARKQVERSRTDPNMLVITYTSEHNHPWPTQRNALAGSTRSSISSSSNPSSKSLTSIATATTSSSSRVSQNKDEPNKSHLASSSTPPSPYVAAAVKEEDVEERQNKMEFDNDPDNTYRPEFQHQPEGFFADLDELEEDSLTMLLSQGFSGGGNLENKTTIPDVFSDFFDDDSSRSL